From a single Anoplolepis gracilipes chromosome 3, ASM4749672v1, whole genome shotgun sequence genomic region:
- the Emc1 gene encoding ER membrane protein complex subunit 1 isoform X1 has product MASFAWTFRGNINRFLVDAQILQYLIVLVGLFNFSLCLYEDQVGKFDWRQNYVGKIKFASFDTVSTAKKIIVATEENVIAALNLKSGQILWRRVLEKGYGGHIRTLGGVADGDLISVSGGVPAIVRAWDLATGHILNEWPIAEQNTDRHESPFISFSTLGLYSADRIKDVKWHIKDGTLHHILPIYNSGVEVTSYDSKTGEKLKTRRVSAPFINQETECVLAAPYLACLKGDSSLALVFLVHLFDTNAQPQSVTTNTIFGAGAQGPYKLESVLGEEPVISVNADNDQRKRILVIGELPIPIQRDITGDATLYVVSIDNEKVLLETTYKNGRIEIAATDLLSSASLPDLSVTLTHASIQSPTIIASVCPRQTKGITCRHLLSSQDHSIALLQHNKLIWAREEALASIVAVEIIELPMSDRDQAIETEFDQKESIDVDSSWDVLSMFLRRITSQINQARAFFQTILDLGPQQSNQRIDLVRDKFGLHKMIVAVTSAGKLYGIESRKGEIIWQLRLPNIRGFTKLSNTMILYVQRGSRHFPHPPQCALLAEDKETGEGVAYTFNPITGQPLDGLVKLGYKIKQSMLLHVTTDDFLRGILILDARDKVHVYPDTAIAVAASLGKSTYLFTADQTTGILSGFSLSYSTTQELIAHKVWELLLSPRNQRITQVVAKNPIERVHSQGRVLSDRSVLYKYINPNLVAVVTEGIGHAHKNTLNLYLLDVVSGTMIFSITHKRVRGPIHIVHSENWLVYGYFNEKGRRTEIATLELYEGKIQSNTTVFSSLATTKLPIVERQAFIFPASIEYMQETITEKGITSKHIIVALANGGILELPWMMVDPRRPTNPEMREEGVIPYMPEIPIHMDAIINYNQSVSRVMGIHTSPSGLESTCLVFVHGLDLFYTRVAPSKTFDVLKEDFDYYLIVIVLAALLISSYITKKLASQKAQKQAWK; this is encoded by the exons ATGGCTTCGTTCGCGTGGACCTTCCGCGGTAACATCAACCGGTTCTTGGTAGACGCGCAAATATTGCAGTATCTGATCGTGCTGGTGGGCCTGTTCAATTTCTCTCTGTGCCTCTATGAGGATCAAGTCGGCAAATTCGATTG GAGACAGAACTATGTcggcaaaattaaatttgccaGCTTCGACACGGTGTCCACGGCGAAGAAGATCATCGTCGCCACCGAGGAAAACGTCATCGCCGCACTTAATCTGAAATCAG GCCAAATATTATGGAGGCGAGTGTTAGAAAAAGGTTATGGAGGACATATCAGAACTCTAGGAGGTGTCGCTGATGGAGATTTGATATCTGTAAGTGGAGGTGTTCCTGCCATTGTTCGTGCTTGGGATTTAGCAACTGGACATATACTTAACGAGTGGCCAATAGCAGAGCAAAATACTGATAg ACATGAGTCtccatttatatcattttctacATTGGGCTTGTATTCTGCTGACAG GATAAAAGACGTAAAATGGCATATCAAAGATGGAACATTACATCATATACTACCTATTTATAATAGTGGAGTTGAAGTAACATCTTATGATAGCAAAACaggagaaaaattaaagactcGAAGGGTTTCTGCACCATTTATAAATCAGGAAACAGa gtgCGTTCTGGCAGCTCCATATTTAGCATGTTTAAAGGGAGACAGTTCTTTAGCTCTAGTGTTCTTAGTACATCTATTTGATACTAATGCACAACCACAGTCAGTTACAACAAATACAATATTCGGAGCTGGCGCGCAAGGGCCATATAAACTAGAATCTGTACTTGGAGAGGAACCTGTAATTTCTGTTAACGCCGATAATGACCAAAGAAAACGGATTCTTGTTATCGGAGAACTTCCGATTCCTATACAGAGGGATATCACTGGTGATGCAACGCTTTATGTTGTTTCTATTGATAATGAGAAAGTACTTTTGGAGAcaacatataaaaatgga agaATAGAAATAGCGGCTACAGATCTCTTGTCGTCCGCATCTCTACCCGATTTATCAGTTACTTTAACACATGCTTCTATACAATCTCCGACTATAATAGCATCTGTTTGTCCACGTCAAACGAAAGGAATAACATGTCGTCATTTATTATCCTCGCAAGATCACAGCATCGCGTTATtgcaacataataaattaatatgggCGAGAGAAGAAGCACTCGCCAGTATTGTAGCTGTTGAAATTATAGAATTGCCTATGTCCGATAGAGATCAAGCTATCGAAACGGAATTTGATCAAAAAGAGA GTATTGATGTAGACAGTTCAT GGGATGTGCTAAGTATGTTTCTACGAAGGATTACTTCACAAATTAATCAAGCCAGAGCATTCTTTCAAACGATACTAGATTTAGGACCTCAACAATCCAATCAACGTATCGATTTGGTACGAGATAAGTTCGGCCTGCATAAAATGATAGTAGCCGTTACGTCCGCTGGCAAG TTGTATGGTATTGAAAGCAGAAAAGGTGAAATTATCTGGCAACTCAGGCTACCTAACATTCGTGGTTTTACAAAACTGTCTAATACAATGATCTTATATGTACAAAGAGGTAGCAGACACTTTCCTCATCCACCTCAATGTGCTTTATTAGCAGAAGACAAG GAAACTGGAGAAGGTGTTGCATATACATTTAATCCGATTACCGGACAGCCGTTGGACGGATTAGTAAAACTTGGGTACAAAATTAAGCAATCTATGCTGTTGCACGTAACGACCGATGACTTCTTACGCGGTATTCTCATTCTTGATGCACGGGATAAAGTTCACGTTTATCCCGACACTGCTATCGCAGTTGCAGCTTCACTCGGCAAGAGTACATATCTCTTTACTGCTGATCAAACGACAGGAATACTGTCcggtttctctctttcatacaGTACAACTCAG GAACTAATCGCTCACAAAGTGTGGGAGTTGTTACTATCACCAAGAAATCAAAGAATAACGCAAGTTGTTGCCAAAAATCCGATAGAACGTGTGCATTCCCAAGGGAGGGTCTTGAGTGACAGATCggtattatataagtatattaatcCTAATTTAGTGGCTGTGGTGACAGAAGGTATCGGACATGCCCATAAAA ataCGCTTAATTTATATCTACTGGATGTAGTATCCGGAACTATGATATTCTCCATCACGCACAAGAGAGTACGCGGTCCAATCCATATTGTACACTCGGAAAATTGGTTGGTATATGGTTATTTTAACGAGAAAGGACGTAGAACAGAGATTGCTACATTAGAACTCTATGAAggaaaaatacaaagtaaCACCACAG tattttcttctttagcAACAACAAAATTGCCAATTGTAGAAAGACaagcttttatttttcctgCATCTATAGAATATATGCAGGAAACAATTACTGAAAAGGGTATTACTAGCAAACATATAATAG TTGCTTTAGCTAATGGTGGAATATTAGAGTTGCCGTGGATGATGGTGGATCCACGACGACCTACTAATCCTGAAATGCGAGAAGAAGGAGTAATACCGTATATGCCCGAAATTCCAATCCATATGGatgctattattaattataatcaaagtgTTTCTAGGGTTATGGGTATTCATACTAGTCCCAGTGGCCTTGAAAGTACTTGTTTAGTTTTTGTACATGGTCTTG ACCTGTTTTACACAAGAGTAGCACCATCTAAAACATTCGACGTCCTAAAGGAGGACTTTGACTATTATCTTATTGTGATAGTACTCGCGGCGTTGTTGATCTCATCGTATATCACCAAAAAATTAGCATCCCAAAAAGCTCAGAAACAAGCGTGGAAATGA
- the Emc1 gene encoding ER membrane protein complex subunit 1 isoform X3 translates to MASFAWTFRGNINRFLVDAQILQYLIVLVGLFNFSLCLYEDQVGKFDWRQNYVGKIKFASFDTVSTAKKIIVATEENVIAALNLKSGQILWRRVLEKGYGGHIRTLGGVADGDLISVSGGVPAIVRAWDLATGHILNEWPIAEQNTDRIKDVKWHIKDGTLHHILPIYNSGVEVTSYDSKTGEKLKTRRVSAPFINQETECVLAAPYLACLKGDSSLALVFLVHLFDTNAQPQSVTTNTIFGAGAQGPYKLESVLGEEPVISVNADNDQRKRILVIGELPIPIQRDITGDATLYVVSIDNEKVLLETTYKNGRIEIAATDLLSSASLPDLSVTLTHASIQSPTIIASVCPRQTKGITCRHLLSSQDHSIALLQHNKLIWAREEALASIVAVEIIELPMSDRDQAIETEFDQKESIDVDSSWDVLSMFLRRITSQINQARAFFQTILDLGPQQSNQRIDLVRDKFGLHKMIVAVTSAGKLYGIESRKGEIIWQLRLPNIRGFTKLSNTMILYVQRGSRHFPHPPQCALLAEDKETGEGVAYTFNPITGQPLDGLVKLGYKIKQSMLLHVTTDDFLRGILILDARDKVHVYPDTAIAVAASLGKSTYLFTADQTTGILSGFSLSYSTTQELIAHKVWELLLSPRNQRITQVVAKNPIERVHSQGRVLSDRSVLYKYINPNLVAVVTEGIGHAHKNTLNLYLLDVVSGTMIFSITHKRVRGPIHIVHSENWLVYGYFNEKGRRTEIATLELYEGKIQSNTTVFSSLATTKLPIVERQAFIFPASIEYMQETITEKGITSKHIIVALANGGILELPWMMVDPRRPTNPEMREEGVIPYMPEIPIHMDAIINYNQSVSRVMGIHTSPSGLESTCLVFVHGLDLFYTRVAPSKTFDVLKEDFDYYLIVIVLAALLISSYITKKLASQKAQKQAWK, encoded by the exons ATGGCTTCGTTCGCGTGGACCTTCCGCGGTAACATCAACCGGTTCTTGGTAGACGCGCAAATATTGCAGTATCTGATCGTGCTGGTGGGCCTGTTCAATTTCTCTCTGTGCCTCTATGAGGATCAAGTCGGCAAATTCGATTG GAGACAGAACTATGTcggcaaaattaaatttgccaGCTTCGACACGGTGTCCACGGCGAAGAAGATCATCGTCGCCACCGAGGAAAACGTCATCGCCGCACTTAATCTGAAATCAG GCCAAATATTATGGAGGCGAGTGTTAGAAAAAGGTTATGGAGGACATATCAGAACTCTAGGAGGTGTCGCTGATGGAGATTTGATATCTGTAAGTGGAGGTGTTCCTGCCATTGTTCGTGCTTGGGATTTAGCAACTGGACATATACTTAACGAGTGGCCAATAGCAGAGCAAAATACTGATAg GATAAAAGACGTAAAATGGCATATCAAAGATGGAACATTACATCATATACTACCTATTTATAATAGTGGAGTTGAAGTAACATCTTATGATAGCAAAACaggagaaaaattaaagactcGAAGGGTTTCTGCACCATTTATAAATCAGGAAACAGa gtgCGTTCTGGCAGCTCCATATTTAGCATGTTTAAAGGGAGACAGTTCTTTAGCTCTAGTGTTCTTAGTACATCTATTTGATACTAATGCACAACCACAGTCAGTTACAACAAATACAATATTCGGAGCTGGCGCGCAAGGGCCATATAAACTAGAATCTGTACTTGGAGAGGAACCTGTAATTTCTGTTAACGCCGATAATGACCAAAGAAAACGGATTCTTGTTATCGGAGAACTTCCGATTCCTATACAGAGGGATATCACTGGTGATGCAACGCTTTATGTTGTTTCTATTGATAATGAGAAAGTACTTTTGGAGAcaacatataaaaatgga agaATAGAAATAGCGGCTACAGATCTCTTGTCGTCCGCATCTCTACCCGATTTATCAGTTACTTTAACACATGCTTCTATACAATCTCCGACTATAATAGCATCTGTTTGTCCACGTCAAACGAAAGGAATAACATGTCGTCATTTATTATCCTCGCAAGATCACAGCATCGCGTTATtgcaacataataaattaatatgggCGAGAGAAGAAGCACTCGCCAGTATTGTAGCTGTTGAAATTATAGAATTGCCTATGTCCGATAGAGATCAAGCTATCGAAACGGAATTTGATCAAAAAGAGA GTATTGATGTAGACAGTTCAT GGGATGTGCTAAGTATGTTTCTACGAAGGATTACTTCACAAATTAATCAAGCCAGAGCATTCTTTCAAACGATACTAGATTTAGGACCTCAACAATCCAATCAACGTATCGATTTGGTACGAGATAAGTTCGGCCTGCATAAAATGATAGTAGCCGTTACGTCCGCTGGCAAG TTGTATGGTATTGAAAGCAGAAAAGGTGAAATTATCTGGCAACTCAGGCTACCTAACATTCGTGGTTTTACAAAACTGTCTAATACAATGATCTTATATGTACAAAGAGGTAGCAGACACTTTCCTCATCCACCTCAATGTGCTTTATTAGCAGAAGACAAG GAAACTGGAGAAGGTGTTGCATATACATTTAATCCGATTACCGGACAGCCGTTGGACGGATTAGTAAAACTTGGGTACAAAATTAAGCAATCTATGCTGTTGCACGTAACGACCGATGACTTCTTACGCGGTATTCTCATTCTTGATGCACGGGATAAAGTTCACGTTTATCCCGACACTGCTATCGCAGTTGCAGCTTCACTCGGCAAGAGTACATATCTCTTTACTGCTGATCAAACGACAGGAATACTGTCcggtttctctctttcatacaGTACAACTCAG GAACTAATCGCTCACAAAGTGTGGGAGTTGTTACTATCACCAAGAAATCAAAGAATAACGCAAGTTGTTGCCAAAAATCCGATAGAACGTGTGCATTCCCAAGGGAGGGTCTTGAGTGACAGATCggtattatataagtatattaatcCTAATTTAGTGGCTGTGGTGACAGAAGGTATCGGACATGCCCATAAAA ataCGCTTAATTTATATCTACTGGATGTAGTATCCGGAACTATGATATTCTCCATCACGCACAAGAGAGTACGCGGTCCAATCCATATTGTACACTCGGAAAATTGGTTGGTATATGGTTATTTTAACGAGAAAGGACGTAGAACAGAGATTGCTACATTAGAACTCTATGAAggaaaaatacaaagtaaCACCACAG tattttcttctttagcAACAACAAAATTGCCAATTGTAGAAAGACaagcttttatttttcctgCATCTATAGAATATATGCAGGAAACAATTACTGAAAAGGGTATTACTAGCAAACATATAATAG TTGCTTTAGCTAATGGTGGAATATTAGAGTTGCCGTGGATGATGGTGGATCCACGACGACCTACTAATCCTGAAATGCGAGAAGAAGGAGTAATACCGTATATGCCCGAAATTCCAATCCATATGGatgctattattaattataatcaaagtgTTTCTAGGGTTATGGGTATTCATACTAGTCCCAGTGGCCTTGAAAGTACTTGTTTAGTTTTTGTACATGGTCTTG ACCTGTTTTACACAAGAGTAGCACCATCTAAAACATTCGACGTCCTAAAGGAGGACTTTGACTATTATCTTATTGTGATAGTACTCGCGGCGTTGTTGATCTCATCGTATATCACCAAAAAATTAGCATCCCAAAAAGCTCAGAAACAAGCGTGGAAATGA
- the Emc1 gene encoding ER membrane protein complex subunit 1 isoform X2, which yields MASFAWTFRGNINRFLVDAQILQYLIVLVGLFNFSLCLYEDQVGKFDWRQNYVGKIKFASFDTVSTAKKIIVATEENVIAALNLKSGQILWRRVLEKGYGGHIRTLGGVADGDLISVSGGVPAIVRAWDLATGHILNEWPIAEQNTDRHESPFISFSTLGLYSADRIKDVKWHIKDGTLHHILPIYNSGVEVTSYDSKTGEKLKTRRVSAPFINQETECVLAAPYLACLKGDSSLALVFLVHLFDTNAQPQSVTTNTIFGAGAQGPYKLESVLGEEPVISVNADNDQRKRILVIGELPIPIQRDITGDATLYVVSIDNEKVLLETTYKNGRIEIAATDLLSSASLPDLSVTLTHASIQSPTIIASVCPRQTKGITCRHLLSSQDHSIALLQHNKLIWAREEALASIVAVEIIELPMSDRDQAIETEFDQKERDVLSMFLRRITSQINQARAFFQTILDLGPQQSNQRIDLVRDKFGLHKMIVAVTSAGKLYGIESRKGEIIWQLRLPNIRGFTKLSNTMILYVQRGSRHFPHPPQCALLAEDKETGEGVAYTFNPITGQPLDGLVKLGYKIKQSMLLHVTTDDFLRGILILDARDKVHVYPDTAIAVAASLGKSTYLFTADQTTGILSGFSLSYSTTQELIAHKVWELLLSPRNQRITQVVAKNPIERVHSQGRVLSDRSVLYKYINPNLVAVVTEGIGHAHKNTLNLYLLDVVSGTMIFSITHKRVRGPIHIVHSENWLVYGYFNEKGRRTEIATLELYEGKIQSNTTVFSSLATTKLPIVERQAFIFPASIEYMQETITEKGITSKHIIVALANGGILELPWMMVDPRRPTNPEMREEGVIPYMPEIPIHMDAIINYNQSVSRVMGIHTSPSGLESTCLVFVHGLDLFYTRVAPSKTFDVLKEDFDYYLIVIVLAALLISSYITKKLASQKAQKQAWK from the exons ATGGCTTCGTTCGCGTGGACCTTCCGCGGTAACATCAACCGGTTCTTGGTAGACGCGCAAATATTGCAGTATCTGATCGTGCTGGTGGGCCTGTTCAATTTCTCTCTGTGCCTCTATGAGGATCAAGTCGGCAAATTCGATTG GAGACAGAACTATGTcggcaaaattaaatttgccaGCTTCGACACGGTGTCCACGGCGAAGAAGATCATCGTCGCCACCGAGGAAAACGTCATCGCCGCACTTAATCTGAAATCAG GCCAAATATTATGGAGGCGAGTGTTAGAAAAAGGTTATGGAGGACATATCAGAACTCTAGGAGGTGTCGCTGATGGAGATTTGATATCTGTAAGTGGAGGTGTTCCTGCCATTGTTCGTGCTTGGGATTTAGCAACTGGACATATACTTAACGAGTGGCCAATAGCAGAGCAAAATACTGATAg ACATGAGTCtccatttatatcattttctacATTGGGCTTGTATTCTGCTGACAG GATAAAAGACGTAAAATGGCATATCAAAGATGGAACATTACATCATATACTACCTATTTATAATAGTGGAGTTGAAGTAACATCTTATGATAGCAAAACaggagaaaaattaaagactcGAAGGGTTTCTGCACCATTTATAAATCAGGAAACAGa gtgCGTTCTGGCAGCTCCATATTTAGCATGTTTAAAGGGAGACAGTTCTTTAGCTCTAGTGTTCTTAGTACATCTATTTGATACTAATGCACAACCACAGTCAGTTACAACAAATACAATATTCGGAGCTGGCGCGCAAGGGCCATATAAACTAGAATCTGTACTTGGAGAGGAACCTGTAATTTCTGTTAACGCCGATAATGACCAAAGAAAACGGATTCTTGTTATCGGAGAACTTCCGATTCCTATACAGAGGGATATCACTGGTGATGCAACGCTTTATGTTGTTTCTATTGATAATGAGAAAGTACTTTTGGAGAcaacatataaaaatgga agaATAGAAATAGCGGCTACAGATCTCTTGTCGTCCGCATCTCTACCCGATTTATCAGTTACTTTAACACATGCTTCTATACAATCTCCGACTATAATAGCATCTGTTTGTCCACGTCAAACGAAAGGAATAACATGTCGTCATTTATTATCCTCGCAAGATCACAGCATCGCGTTATtgcaacataataaattaatatgggCGAGAGAAGAAGCACTCGCCAGTATTGTAGCTGTTGAAATTATAGAATTGCCTATGTCCGATAGAGATCAAGCTATCGAAACGGAATTTGATCAAAAAGAGA GGGATGTGCTAAGTATGTTTCTACGAAGGATTACTTCACAAATTAATCAAGCCAGAGCATTCTTTCAAACGATACTAGATTTAGGACCTCAACAATCCAATCAACGTATCGATTTGGTACGAGATAAGTTCGGCCTGCATAAAATGATAGTAGCCGTTACGTCCGCTGGCAAG TTGTATGGTATTGAAAGCAGAAAAGGTGAAATTATCTGGCAACTCAGGCTACCTAACATTCGTGGTTTTACAAAACTGTCTAATACAATGATCTTATATGTACAAAGAGGTAGCAGACACTTTCCTCATCCACCTCAATGTGCTTTATTAGCAGAAGACAAG GAAACTGGAGAAGGTGTTGCATATACATTTAATCCGATTACCGGACAGCCGTTGGACGGATTAGTAAAACTTGGGTACAAAATTAAGCAATCTATGCTGTTGCACGTAACGACCGATGACTTCTTACGCGGTATTCTCATTCTTGATGCACGGGATAAAGTTCACGTTTATCCCGACACTGCTATCGCAGTTGCAGCTTCACTCGGCAAGAGTACATATCTCTTTACTGCTGATCAAACGACAGGAATACTGTCcggtttctctctttcatacaGTACAACTCAG GAACTAATCGCTCACAAAGTGTGGGAGTTGTTACTATCACCAAGAAATCAAAGAATAACGCAAGTTGTTGCCAAAAATCCGATAGAACGTGTGCATTCCCAAGGGAGGGTCTTGAGTGACAGATCggtattatataagtatattaatcCTAATTTAGTGGCTGTGGTGACAGAAGGTATCGGACATGCCCATAAAA ataCGCTTAATTTATATCTACTGGATGTAGTATCCGGAACTATGATATTCTCCATCACGCACAAGAGAGTACGCGGTCCAATCCATATTGTACACTCGGAAAATTGGTTGGTATATGGTTATTTTAACGAGAAAGGACGTAGAACAGAGATTGCTACATTAGAACTCTATGAAggaaaaatacaaagtaaCACCACAG tattttcttctttagcAACAACAAAATTGCCAATTGTAGAAAGACaagcttttatttttcctgCATCTATAGAATATATGCAGGAAACAATTACTGAAAAGGGTATTACTAGCAAACATATAATAG TTGCTTTAGCTAATGGTGGAATATTAGAGTTGCCGTGGATGATGGTGGATCCACGACGACCTACTAATCCTGAAATGCGAGAAGAAGGAGTAATACCGTATATGCCCGAAATTCCAATCCATATGGatgctattattaattataatcaaagtgTTTCTAGGGTTATGGGTATTCATACTAGTCCCAGTGGCCTTGAAAGTACTTGTTTAGTTTTTGTACATGGTCTTG ACCTGTTTTACACAAGAGTAGCACCATCTAAAACATTCGACGTCCTAAAGGAGGACTTTGACTATTATCTTATTGTGATAGTACTCGCGGCGTTGTTGATCTCATCGTATATCACCAAAAAATTAGCATCCCAAAAAGCTCAGAAACAAGCGTGGAAATGA